A single region of the Chitinophaga niabensis genome encodes:
- a CDS encoding TlpA disulfide reductase family protein has translation MSLIRLTTALLLILCVRGMAQEKKGFTISGKIDGIGNTKVLLGSKPNGYSSLRVRYIDSCMSVNDHFTFKGHIDELDFYAIEVPGKSKDYVYFILGNNEIKITGSKDSIQRSIVTGSPQYDIYKRYMQEVYNPLVKEVDAYDPIIDSLRLAGDLDEAKRIHSEIIRPYERRIAANLYRFVEENPTGFAALYELNSFSIRLPVDSTKKYFSGLSEELKGSSMGKMLKYWLFEYPELIGERHSMFDLDMPDTANHVRELSEFRGKYVLLYFWASGSGPSLDELPEVKRIDNLYRSKGLQVLGISLDTKKDLWTQAIIKHNITWPDLSDLQGTDGILPTGLQITTLPARYLIGPGGNIILKKVSLPEIEKFLQRKLVN, from the coding sequence ATGTCTCTAATTCGACTTACAACAGCATTATTACTGATCCTTTGTGTGAGAGGAATGGCGCAGGAGAAAAAGGGATTCACCATTTCCGGAAAGATAGATGGTATCGGCAACACCAAAGTATTGTTAGGAAGCAAACCTAATGGTTATTCGAGCCTGAGAGTACGGTACATTGATTCCTGTATGAGCGTCAATGACCATTTCACTTTTAAAGGGCATATTGATGAGCTTGATTTTTATGCAATTGAGGTACCTGGCAAATCAAAGGACTACGTTTATTTTATCCTTGGTAACAATGAGATAAAGATAACAGGCAGCAAGGATTCGATACAGCGATCCATCGTTACCGGATCGCCTCAGTATGATATCTATAAGCGCTATATGCAGGAGGTGTATAATCCTCTTGTTAAAGAAGTGGATGCATATGACCCTATAATTGATAGCTTAAGATTAGCGGGGGATCTCGATGAAGCAAAACGGATCCATAGCGAAATTATCAGGCCTTATGAAAGAAGGATAGCCGCCAATCTGTACAGGTTTGTTGAAGAGAACCCCACTGGTTTTGCTGCGCTTTATGAATTGAATAGCTTTTCGATCCGCTTACCGGTTGATAGTACAAAGAAGTATTTCTCAGGACTATCTGAAGAACTGAAGGGAAGTTCGATGGGTAAAATGCTGAAATACTGGCTTTTTGAATATCCGGAATTGATCGGGGAAAGACATAGCATGTTTGATTTGGATATGCCGGACACGGCAAACCATGTACGGGAGCTTTCGGAATTCCGTGGAAAATATGTACTGCTCTATTTTTGGGCAAGCGGGTCTGGACCCAGCCTGGATGAACTGCCCGAAGTTAAAAGGATAGATAATCTCTACAGATCGAAGGGATTACAGGTGTTAGGGATTTCGCTGGATACGAAAAAAGATCTGTGGACACAGGCAATCATTAAGCATAATATTACCTGGCCTGATCTGTCTGATCTGCAAGGAACAGATGGTATATTGCCAACAGGCTTGCAAATAACAACTCTTCCTGCAAGATATTTAATAGGCCCCGGGGGAAATATCATTTTGAAAAAGGTTTCACTGCCAGAGATAGAAAAGTTCCTGCAAAGAAAGCTGGTTAATTGA